A genomic region of Capra hircus breed San Clemente chromosome 19, ASM170441v1, whole genome shotgun sequence contains the following coding sequences:
- the BECN1 gene encoding beclin-1, which translates to MEGSKTSSSTMQVSFVCQRCSQPLKLDTSFKILDRVTIQELTAPLLATAQLKPGETQEEEANSGEEPFIETRQDGVSRRFIPPARMMSTESANSFTLIGEASDGGTMENLSRRLKVTGDLFDIMSGQTDVDHPLCEECTDTLLDQLDTQLNVTENECQNYKHCLEILEQMNEDDSEQLGLELKELALEEEKLIQELEDVEKNRKIVAENLEKVQAEAERLDQEEAQYQREYSEFKRQQLELDDELKSVENQMRYAQMQLDKLKKTNVFNATFHIWHSGQFGTINNFRLGRLPSVPVEWNEINAAWGQTVLLLHALANKMGLKFQRYRLVPYGNHSYLESLTDKSKELPLYCSGGLRFFWDNKFDHAMVAFLDCVQQFKEEVEKGETRFCLPYRMDVEKGKIEDTGGSGGSYSIKTQFNSEEQWTKALKFMLTNLKWGLAWVSSQFYNK; encoded by the exons ATGGAGGGGTCTAAGACATCCAGCAGCACCATGCAGGTGAGCTTCGTGTGTCAGCGCTGCAGCCAGCCTCTGAAACTGGACACGAGCTTCAAGATCCTGGACCGTGTCACCATCCAGGAGCTCACAG CTCCATTACTTGCCACAGCCCAGCTGAAACCAGGAGAGACCCAGGAGGAAGAGGCTAACTCAGGAGAG GAGCCATTTATTGAAACTCGCCAGGATGGTGTCTCTCGCAGATTCATCCCCCCAGCCAG GATGATGTCCACAGAAAGTGCCAACAGCTTCACTCTGATTGGGGAGGCATCCGATGGCGGCACCATGGAGAACCTCAGCCGAAGACTAAAG GTCACTGGGGACCTTTTTGACATCATGTCAGGCCAGACAGATGTGGATCACCCCCTGTGTGAGGAATGCACAGACACTCTCTTAGACCAGCTGGACACTCAGCTCAACGTCACTGAAAATGAATGTCAGAACTACAA ACACTGTTTGGAGATCTTAGAGCAAATGAATGAAGATGACAGTGAACAGCTTGGGTTAGAGCTAAAGGAGCTGGCATTAGAGGAGGAGAAGCTGATCCAAGAGCTGGAAGATGTGGAAAAGAACCGGAAGATAGTGGCAGAAAATCTCGAGAAGGTCCAGGCTGAGGCTGAGAGGTTGGATCAGGAGGAAGCTCA GTATCAAAGGGAATACAGTGAATTTAAAAgacaacagctagaactggatgATGAGCTGAAGAGTGTAGAAAACCAGATGCGTTATGCCCAGATGCAGCTGGACAAGCTGAAGAAAACCAACGTCTTTAATGCAACCTTCCATATTTG GCATAGTGGACAGTTTGGTACAATCAATAACTTCAGACTGGGTCGGCTGCCCAGTgttcctgtggaatggaatgagattaATGCTGCTTGGGGCCAGACAGTGTTGCTGCTCCACGCCCTGGCCAATAAGATGGGTCTGAAATTTCAGAG GTATCGACTTGTTCCCTATGGAAACCATTCATATCTGGAGTCTCTGACAGACAAATCTAAG GAGCTGCCATTGTACTGTTCAGGGGGGCTGCGGTTTTTCTGGGACAACAAGTTTGACCATGCAATGGTGGCTTTCCTGGACTGTGTGCAGCAGTTCAAAGAAGAAGTTGAGAAAGGCGAGACACGTTTTTGCCTTCCTTACAG GATGGATGTGGAGAAAGGCAAAATTGAAGACACAGGAGGCAGTGGTGGCTCCTATTCCATCAAAACTCAGTTTAACTCGGAGGAACAGTGGACAAAAGCTCTCAAGTTCATGCTAACGAATCTTAAGTGGGGTCTTGCTTGGGTATCCTCACAGTTTTATAAcaaatga